A single window of Montipora capricornis isolate CH-2021 chromosome 14, ASM3666992v2, whole genome shotgun sequence DNA harbors:
- the LOC138031707 gene encoding uncharacterized protein — MDTADTGKRKKRIVRSREHTTEEKWKNRREWRKRKREARKAKVKSSATQGDHVIPNDNEETPVVDQAKAASSSRIEPNRSSSPVVNKELNNTKNVPGKTEAWHSRSALMLRLAQAGKSQRKSLRSTSQFKRPEIPHTSHKADKDIAEPVSSHVQTQQLLPSLSRPTKLVVKERKLELKELNPEHIDYLNQESIGSGSYGQCYHARYRGIDVVVKKMIYSDTAEDKLRAKRDLMHEAEVITALGDHERLPMILGVVTTQEPLCLVTQFHGINGTSGTLHHAAISNIITSPECCDIFVDICSALKYVHSRGFLHNDVKANNVVLERRADCDRCTPILIDFGKSRKASVNFPQDSANRKRFRAHEHGKSYLAPEVLKYRQYSTSSDVYSFGRMLKSVSKIMGFYHSVHVVVKSATMEASSDRAELDQLLTTIADIHL, encoded by the coding sequence ATGGACACTGCAGACACTGGAAAACGGAAAAAACGAATAGTTAGATCGCGGGAACATACGACTGAAGAGAAATGGAAAAACCGAAGAGAGTGGAGAAAGAGAAAGCGCGAGGCCAGGAAGGCAAAGGTTAAATCATCTGCGACTCAAGGAGATCATGTGATTCCAAATGACAACGAGGAAACTCCTGTAGTCGATCAAGCGAAGGCAGCTTCATCGTCTCGAATTGAACCAAATCGAAGCAGTTCACCCGTGGTCAACAAGGAACTGAATAATACGAAAAACGTTCCAGGAAAAACGGAAGCCTGGCACTCGAGAAGTGCGTTGATGCTGCGCCTGGCTCAAGCCGGAAAGTCCCAGAGAAAATCGTTGAGGAGTACCTCTCAATTCAAACGACCCGAAATTCCACACACTTCACACAAGGCTGACAAGGACATAGCTGAGCCGGTCTCCAGTCACGTTCAAACACAACAGCTATTGCCTAGTCTGTCAAGGCCCACAAAGCTTGTTGTGAAGGAGAGGAAATTAGAACTAAAAGAATTAAATCCTGAACATATCGATTATCTGAATCAAGAAAGTATTGGCAGTGGAAGCTACGGTCAGTGCTATCATGCCCGTTACAGGGGAATTGACGTAGTCGTAAAGAAGATGATTTACAGCGATACTGCAGAGGACAAGCTGAGGGCAAAAAGGGATTTGATGCACGAAGCAGAGGTGATTACTGCACTTGGTGACCATGAAAGACTACCTATGATTTTAGGTGTCGTCACTACACAAGAGCCACTTTGTCTCGTCACACAGTTCCATGGTATAAATGGCACAAGTGGCACTCTTCATCATGCGGCGATCTCGAATATTATCACATCTCCAGAATGCTGTGATATCTTTGTTGATATTTGCTCTGCATTAAAATATGTTCATTCAAGAGGTTTCCTGCACAACGATGTCAAGGCTAATAATGTTGTCCTCGAACGTAGAGCAGATTGCGATAGATGCACCCCTATCCTCATTGATTTCGGAAAGAGTAGAAAAGCTTCTGTCAATTTTCCACAGGATTCCGCTAACAGAAAGAGATTTAGAGCGCATGAACACGGAAAAAGCTATTTGGCTCCAGAAGTATTAAAATATCGTCAGTACAGTACATCCAGTGATGTTTACTCTTTTGGACGAATGCTTAAGTCTGTGTCTAAAATCATGGGATTTTACCACAGTGTTCACGT